One window from the genome of Enterobacter asburiae encodes:
- a CDS encoding LysR family transcriptional regulator — MQHELQGIQAFVKIAEIGCFTKSSQFLHISQPALTRRIQKLEESLGTTLFERSTRSVKLTTVGREFLPKAKNLIDFYESAILSIKEMATHQAGVITVSCIPTAAFYFLPSVIRDYNNDYPNIRIRILEHSASDCLEAVLNGDADFGINMINVTHPNIDFAPLVNEPFVLACRRDNELAKKPLVTWDDLAGMKLIGVRRSSGNRSLIDQAFEKMAWKPNWFYEVRHLSTSLGMVEAGLGVSVVPSLAMPTDEHHVLVSRPLIEPVIRRTLGLVQRRETPLSPAAEKFREMLVQLWSGENNSPWIGKFTQL, encoded by the coding sequence ATGCAGCATGAATTACAGGGAATACAAGCGTTTGTAAAAATTGCAGAAATCGGATGTTTTACAAAATCGTCGCAATTTCTTCATATTTCACAACCGGCTTTAACACGCAGAATTCAGAAGCTCGAAGAGAGCCTGGGGACCACACTGTTTGAACGGTCCACGCGCAGCGTCAAGCTCACAACCGTGGGAAGGGAATTTTTACCTAAGGCAAAGAATTTAATCGATTTTTATGAAAGCGCGATCCTGAGTATTAAAGAGATGGCGACGCATCAGGCAGGGGTGATTACCGTTTCCTGTATCCCTACCGCCGCGTTCTATTTTCTGCCTTCAGTGATACGAGATTATAACAATGACTACCCAAACATCCGTATCCGCATACTTGAGCACAGTGCCAGCGATTGTCTCGAAGCGGTGTTAAATGGCGACGCAGATTTCGGCATAAATATGATAAACGTCACACATCCTAATATCGATTTTGCCCCGCTGGTGAATGAACCCTTTGTTCTGGCATGCCGACGGGACAACGAGTTGGCGAAAAAACCGCTGGTGACATGGGACGATCTGGCGGGCATGAAGCTGATTGGAGTGAGGCGCTCCAGCGGGAACCGATCGCTTATCGATCAGGCGTTCGAGAAAATGGCCTGGAAACCGAACTGGTTTTATGAAGTGCGCCATCTGTCAACGTCGCTGGGGATGGTGGAAGCGGGTCTTGGCGTGTCTGTTGTTCCCAGCCTGGCGATGCCGACCGACGAACATCATGTCCTTGTCAGCCGTCCGCTGATTGAACCCGTGATACGACGAACGCTGGGCCTCGTGCAGCGCCGCGAAACGCCGCTCAGCCCGGCTGCGGAAAAATTCAGAGAGATGCTTGTTCAACTTTGGTCTGGCGAAAACAACAGCCCCTGGATCGGCAAGTTTACTCAGCTATAA
- a CDS encoding flavin reductase family protein, translating to MSHFRPVELRHASRLLNHGPTVLITSRDESLDRRNVMAAAWSMPVEFEPPRIAIVVDKSTWSRELIERSGKFGIVIPGVAAANWTYAVGSVSGRDEDKFNCYGIPVVNGPELGLPVIEEKCLAWMECRLLPVTSAAEKYDTLFGEVVSAAADERTFVAGRWQFDEDKLNTLHHLGAGTFVASGKMVKALD from the coding sequence ATGAGCCACTTTCGCCCTGTTGAATTACGTCACGCCAGCCGTCTGCTGAACCACGGCCCTACTGTGCTTATCACCAGTCGGGATGAAAGCCTCGACAGACGCAACGTGATGGCCGCCGCTTGGTCAATGCCCGTTGAGTTTGAGCCGCCGCGTATCGCAATAGTAGTAGATAAAAGTACCTGGTCACGTGAGCTGATTGAACGCAGCGGGAAATTTGGCATCGTCATCCCCGGTGTGGCGGCGGCCAACTGGACATACGCGGTCGGTAGCGTCAGCGGGCGCGATGAAGACAAATTCAACTGCTACGGGATCCCGGTCGTGAACGGTCCTGAACTTGGCCTGCCGGTGATTGAAGAAAAATGTCTGGCATGGATGGAGTGTCGGTTATTACCCGTCACCTCCGCGGCAGAAAAATACGACACGCTGTTTGGGGAAGTGGTTTCAGCGGCAGCCGATGAACGCACGTTTGTCGCCGGACGCTGGCAGTTTGACGAGGATAAGCTGAATACCCTGCATCATCTTGGGGCCGGGACGTTTGTGGCGAGCGGGAAGATGGTGAAGGCGTTGGATTGA
- the pdxR gene encoding MocR-like pyridoxine biosynthesis transcription factor PdxR yields the protein MFKHAQLETVKAWIIDPANGSLPLHERIQRAIRTLILEGVLSHGKALPASRALAASLSVSRDTIEAAYSSLHAEGFIERQTGRGSFVSSSARFLKPRPRQPHPTAEIRKAKLSDRGKIVYESGGIREFSAPRPLAPGIPETRMFPIPIWERLQRQVMKEFQHQALEQSPPQGIERLRRAIAEYVNLERGTRARAEQVIVLTSSQQALALCSHVLMDAGDGIVIEDPSYQGAHKAFNAAGLRCIPVPLDEKGISVDGLNSLTEPARAIYLTPSHQYPTGVTLSLDRRLAVVKWANRYGAWIIEDDYDSEFHYEGKPMASLQGLDTYNRTIYIGTFTKSLFPGLRIAYTIVPSELIEPFTMARTLMDGHTASITQLTLAKFLEGGHFGAYVRKMRSIYVARRNTLASMIDAYLSEYVACETPAGGMQMPCHLKHGISEKEIATAARRAGVDILGLTDLYAGSPASTGFLMGFAAYTEKEIEDAVKKLAAIFRNV from the coding sequence ATGTTTAAGCATGCACAGCTTGAAACGGTTAAGGCATGGATTATCGACCCCGCTAACGGATCGCTACCGCTTCATGAAAGGATCCAGAGAGCAATACGGACGCTGATACTGGAAGGGGTACTATCTCACGGTAAGGCCCTTCCTGCTTCACGCGCGCTGGCGGCTTCTCTCAGCGTTTCCCGGGATACCATAGAAGCGGCCTACTCCAGCCTGCATGCCGAAGGTTTTATTGAGAGACAAACAGGCAGAGGGAGCTTCGTCTCTTCCAGCGCGCGTTTTTTAAAACCCCGTCCTCGACAGCCTCATCCAACCGCTGAGATACGAAAAGCAAAACTCAGCGACCGGGGAAAGATCGTTTATGAAAGCGGCGGGATCCGCGAGTTTTCCGCCCCTCGCCCCCTTGCGCCCGGCATTCCTGAAACCCGCATGTTTCCCATTCCGATCTGGGAACGTCTTCAGCGACAGGTTATGAAGGAGTTTCAGCACCAGGCGTTAGAGCAAAGTCCACCACAGGGTATAGAGCGCCTGCGACGGGCCATTGCAGAATATGTCAACCTTGAGCGCGGAACGCGTGCGAGGGCAGAACAGGTCATCGTTCTGACAAGTTCTCAACAGGCGCTTGCGCTCTGTTCCCACGTGCTGATGGACGCCGGGGATGGCATTGTCATTGAAGATCCCTCCTATCAAGGGGCGCACAAAGCGTTCAACGCTGCAGGCCTTCGCTGTATTCCGGTTCCTCTTGATGAAAAAGGCATCTCTGTTGACGGTCTTAATTCTCTTACCGAGCCAGCCAGGGCGATCTACCTTACGCCGTCTCATCAGTACCCTACCGGGGTGACGCTCTCTCTTGACCGACGACTGGCCGTTGTTAAATGGGCAAACCGTTACGGAGCCTGGATCATTGAGGATGACTATGACAGCGAGTTTCACTACGAAGGTAAGCCTATGGCCAGTCTTCAGGGGCTTGATACGTACAACCGGACAATTTATATCGGCACGTTCACCAAGTCTCTTTTCCCCGGGCTGCGTATTGCCTACACCATCGTTCCCTCAGAACTGATAGAGCCCTTTACCATGGCGAGGACGTTAATGGATGGTCACACCGCCTCAATAACCCAGCTGACGCTGGCTAAATTTCTGGAGGGAGGCCATTTTGGCGCCTATGTTCGAAAGATGCGGAGTATTTACGTTGCTCGTCGCAACACGCTGGCAAGCATGATAGACGCGTATCTTTCTGAGTATGTTGCCTGTGAAACGCCAGCGGGGGGAATGCAAATGCCTTGTCACCTGAAGCACGGAATATCCGAGAAAGAGATAGCCACCGCCGCCCGCCGCGCGGGTGTTGATATACTTGGGCTTACCGATTTATATGCAGGCTCCCCCGCGTCCACCGGTTTTTTAATGGGATTTGCCGCTTACACGGAGAAGGAAATAGAAGACGCTGTAAAAAAATTGGCCGCAATTTTCCGTAATGTTTAA
- the nhoA gene encoding N-hydroxyarylamine O-acetyltransferase codes for MSPFLTAYFARIGWTQPTRVDIDTLCTLHLHHNCAIPFENIDVVLPREIQLDDRCLVDKLVTARRGGYCFEQNGLFERVLREVGFTVRSVLGRVVLASPPQMPPRTHRLLLVELNGERWIADVGFGGQTLTAPIRLLANEEQETPHGLYRLLSEGNDWVLQFRHHEHWQSMYQFDLTTQYFSDYVMGNFWSAHWPQSHFRHHLLMCRHLPDGGKLTLTNFNFTHWQNGHVEEQIHLPDAKALYQLMQERFGLGVDDAKHGFSLAELTAVMAGFDTHPQAGK; via the coding sequence ATGTCCCCATTCCTGACCGCCTATTTCGCCCGCATCGGCTGGACGCAACCGACACGAGTGGATATCGACACCCTGTGCACGCTGCATTTACATCACAACTGTGCGATCCCTTTTGAGAATATTGATGTCGTTCTGCCGCGCGAAATCCAGCTTGACGATCGGTGTCTGGTCGACAAGCTGGTCACCGCACGTCGCGGAGGGTACTGCTTTGAGCAAAACGGCCTGTTCGAACGCGTATTGCGCGAGGTCGGGTTTACGGTGCGTAGCGTGCTGGGACGCGTGGTATTAGCGAGTCCGCCGCAAATGCCCCCGCGCACGCATCGCCTGCTGCTGGTGGAGCTTAACGGTGAGCGCTGGATAGCCGATGTCGGGTTTGGCGGCCAGACGCTGACGGCGCCGATTCGTCTGCTCGCTAATGAAGAACAAGAGACGCCGCACGGGCTGTATCGACTGCTGAGCGAGGGGAACGACTGGGTGTTGCAGTTCCGTCACCACGAGCACTGGCAGTCGATGTATCAGTTTGACCTCACAACGCAGTATTTCAGTGATTACGTGATGGGGAATTTCTGGTCGGCGCACTGGCCGCAGTCGCATTTCCGTCATCATCTGTTGATGTGTCGCCATCTGCCTGACGGCGGCAAGCTGACGCTGACTAACTTTAACTTTACCCACTGGCAGAATGGCCATGTGGAGGAGCAGATCCACCTTCCGGATGCAAAGGCGCTTTACCAGCTGATGCAGGAACGCTTTGGACTGGGTGTTGACGATGCAAAACACGGATTTTCACTGGCGGAGCTGACAGCGGTAATGGCGGGCTTTGATACACATCCTCAGGCCGGGAAATAA
- a CDS encoding 2-hydroxycarboxylate transporter family protein, producing MKDNPVPTSELSTSRFAFGLNNTEVGTVPLMLFVGIAAIVATSAWAGLLPKNMIGGLAVIMTLGFAFAKVGRQIPVLKDIGGPAILCLMVPSVLVYFGVFGKQTLDTVHLLMKEANLLYFVIACLVVGSILGMNRVLLIQGMMRMFVPLVAGTCMAVLSGLIVGSLFGYTPYHTFFFIIVPIIGGGIGEGILPLSLAYSAILGQTPDVYVAQLAPAAVVGNIFAIICAGSLARLGAKRPALSGNGMLTRSKDDASLFAGAQSTQQTDFHLMGGGLLMVCAFFIVGGLFEKLVHIPGPVLMILIAVLCKYFRVIPASMEQGAHSCYKFVSAALVWPLMIGLGMLYVPLESVVSVFSVGYVVVCGSVVIAMALSGYVIASRLNMYPVEAAIVTCCHSGLGGTGDVAILSASNRMSLMPFAQIATRIGGASTVIFATLLMGWIMAH from the coding sequence ATGAAAGATAATCCTGTACCGACTTCTGAACTGTCTACCTCGCGTTTTGCCTTTGGGCTCAACAATACTGAGGTGGGCACGGTCCCGTTGATGCTGTTCGTCGGGATTGCCGCTATTGTGGCGACGTCCGCCTGGGCAGGGCTGCTGCCGAAAAATATGATAGGTGGTCTCGCGGTCATCATGACCCTTGGTTTCGCGTTTGCCAAAGTGGGGCGTCAAATTCCGGTGCTGAAGGATATCGGCGGCCCGGCGATCCTGTGCCTGATGGTGCCCTCCGTGCTGGTCTATTTTGGCGTATTCGGGAAACAAACCCTCGATACCGTGCATCTGCTGATGAAAGAGGCGAATCTGCTCTATTTCGTCATCGCCTGCCTGGTGGTCGGCAGTATTCTGGGAATGAACCGGGTGCTGCTGATCCAGGGGATGATGCGCATGTTTGTGCCGCTGGTGGCGGGAACTTGCATGGCGGTGCTGAGCGGCCTTATTGTGGGCTCACTGTTTGGCTATACGCCTTACCACACCTTCTTCTTCATCATTGTGCCCATCATCGGCGGCGGGATTGGCGAGGGGATTTTGCCGCTGTCCCTGGCCTATTCGGCAATACTGGGGCAGACGCCTGACGTCTACGTTGCGCAGCTGGCACCCGCTGCGGTCGTCGGGAATATCTTCGCCATCATTTGTGCGGGCTCGCTGGCGCGACTCGGCGCGAAACGTCCTGCGCTTTCGGGAAATGGCATGCTCACGCGGAGTAAAGACGACGCCAGCCTGTTTGCTGGGGCGCAAAGCACGCAGCAGACGGATTTTCATCTGATGGGGGGCGGATTACTGATGGTGTGCGCGTTTTTCATCGTCGGCGGATTGTTTGAAAAACTGGTACACATTCCCGGCCCGGTGCTGATGATCCTGATTGCCGTTCTGTGTAAATACTTCAGGGTGATCCCGGCCTCAATGGAGCAGGGCGCGCACAGTTGCTATAAATTCGTCTCGGCTGCGCTGGTCTGGCCGCTAATGATCGGCCTCGGGATGTTATACGTGCCGCTTGAGAGCGTGGTGTCGGTCTTCTCGGTGGGATACGTGGTGGTATGCGGTTCGGTTGTGATTGCGATGGCGCTGAGCGGCTACGTTATCGCGTCGCGTCTGAATATGTATCCTGTGGAAGCGGCCATTGTAACCTGCTGCCACAGCGGGCTGGGCGGAACGGGGGACGTGGCCATTTTGTCCGCGTCTAACCGGATGTCGCTCATGCCGTTCGCGCAGATCGCCACCCGCATCGGCGGCGCGTCGACGGTGATTTTCGCCACGCTGCTGATGGGCTGGATTATGGCGCACTGA
- the fusA gene encoding elongation factor G: MPRPIPLERYRNIGISAHIDAGKTTTTERILFYTGMSHKLGEVHDGAATTDWMAQEQERGITITSAAVSCFWPGMDRGYEPHRINIIDTPGHVDFTIEVERSMRVLDGAVMVYDSVGGVQPQSETVWRQANKYHVPRLAFVNKMDRPGADFFRVVRMMQERLKANPVPIVIPVGAEDHFTGVVDLIKMRTILWDDATQGMVFTYAPVPDDLVSTAREWREKMVSAAAEASDDLMDKYLETGDLDEAEIIRGLRIRTISGEIQPMLCGSAFKNKGVQRMLDAVIELMPSPLDVPAIDGVDEKGQHAERHPSDDEPFSALAFKLMSDPYVGQLTFIRVYSGVLRKGDAVYNPVKGKKERIGRIVLMHANDRHEVDELRAGDIAACVGLKDVTTGDTLTDPNAVITLERMEFPDPVISLAIEPKTKADQEKMGIALQRLAAEDPSFRLHTDEESGQTIISGMGELHLEIIVDRMKREFGVEANIGRPQVTYRETLRKTVKDIEGKFVRQSGGKGQYGHVVLSLEPLEPGSGFKFEDATKGGVVPREYIPSVEKGLREAMNSGVLAGYPVVDVKATLTFGSYHDVDSSEMAFRMAAILGFKEGARRAEPVILEPIMHVEVETPEEYAGNIMGDLSSRRGMVQGMAEQYGSQIIRADVPLAEMFGYATTLRSMSQGRATYTMEFHHFAEAPRNVADEIIARRAK; encoded by the coding sequence ATGCCCCGACCCATCCCTCTCGAACGTTATCGCAACATCGGTATCTCCGCGCATATCGATGCCGGTAAAACCACCACCACTGAGCGCATCCTGTTTTATACCGGGATGAGCCACAAGCTGGGTGAAGTACACGATGGCGCGGCAACCACTGACTGGATGGCGCAGGAGCAAGAGCGCGGGATCACGATTACCTCCGCGGCAGTCAGCTGCTTTTGGCCGGGTATGGACAGAGGCTATGAGCCGCACCGGATCAACATCATCGACACCCCGGGGCACGTGGATTTCACCATTGAAGTGGAACGTTCTATGCGCGTACTCGACGGTGCCGTGATGGTGTATGACTCCGTGGGCGGCGTGCAGCCGCAGTCGGAAACCGTCTGGCGTCAAGCCAATAAATATCACGTTCCGCGACTGGCCTTCGTCAACAAAATGGACCGTCCGGGCGCTGATTTCTTCCGCGTCGTACGGATGATGCAGGAACGCCTGAAGGCCAATCCGGTACCGATTGTCATCCCGGTGGGTGCCGAAGATCATTTCACCGGCGTGGTGGACCTCATCAAGATGCGCACCATTCTGTGGGACGATGCGACGCAGGGTATGGTATTTACCTATGCGCCCGTGCCGGACGATTTGGTCAGCACTGCCCGGGAATGGCGGGAGAAAATGGTCTCTGCGGCGGCGGAAGCCAGCGACGATCTGATGGATAAATACCTGGAGACGGGCGATCTCGACGAAGCGGAAATCATCAGGGGTCTGCGTATTCGCACCATCTCGGGCGAAATCCAGCCGATGCTGTGCGGCAGCGCGTTCAAGAATAAAGGCGTACAGCGCATGCTCGATGCGGTGATTGAGCTCATGCCGTCGCCGCTGGACGTGCCGGCCATTGATGGCGTGGATGAAAAAGGCCAGCACGCGGAGCGTCATCCAAGCGATGATGAGCCGTTCTCCGCCCTGGCGTTCAAGCTGATGAGCGACCCGTACGTCGGTCAACTGACCTTTATCCGCGTGTACTCTGGCGTGCTGCGCAAAGGCGACGCGGTGTACAACCCGGTGAAAGGGAAGAAAGAGCGTATCGGGCGTATCGTGCTGATGCACGCCAACGATCGCCACGAGGTGGACGAACTGCGCGCCGGGGATATCGCGGCCTGCGTGGGGCTGAAAGATGTCACGACCGGCGACACGCTGACCGACCCTAATGCCGTCATCACGCTTGAACGCATGGAGTTCCCGGATCCGGTTATCTCGCTGGCGATCGAGCCGAAAACCAAGGCCGATCAGGAGAAAATGGGGATTGCCTTGCAGCGTCTGGCGGCGGAAGATCCGTCTTTCCGCCTGCATACTGACGAAGAGTCCGGTCAGACCATTATCTCCGGAATGGGGGAGCTACACCTCGAGATTATCGTTGATCGCATGAAACGTGAGTTTGGCGTCGAGGCGAACATCGGTCGCCCGCAGGTGACCTACCGTGAAACCCTGCGTAAAACGGTGAAGGATATCGAAGGCAAATTTGTCCGTCAGTCCGGCGGTAAAGGGCAGTACGGCCATGTGGTGCTGAGCCTGGAGCCGCTGGAGCCTGGAAGTGGTTTTAAATTTGAAGATGCCACCAAGGGCGGCGTGGTACCGCGGGAGTATATCCCGTCCGTTGAGAAAGGGCTGCGGGAAGCGATGAACAGCGGCGTGCTGGCGGGTTATCCGGTCGTCGATGTCAAAGCGACGCTGACGTTTGGCTCGTATCACGACGTTGACTCCTCGGAGATGGCGTTCCGCATGGCGGCGATCCTCGGCTTCAAAGAGGGCGCCCGCAGGGCGGAGCCGGTGATTCTTGAGCCGATCATGCACGTGGAGGTGGAAACACCGGAAGAGTACGCCGGTAACATTATGGGCGATCTCTCTTCCCGCCGCGGCATGGTGCAGGGGATGGCCGAGCAGTACGGAAGCCAGATTATTCGTGCTGACGTGCCGCTCGCAGAGATGTTTGGTTATGCCACGACATTGCGCTCGATGTCGCAGGGTCGCGCGACGTATACGATGGAGTTCCATCATTTTGCGGAAGCACCGCGGAATGTTGCGGATGAGATTATTGCGCGTCGTGCGAAGTAA
- a CDS encoding GNAT family N-acetyltransferase encodes MNNTSVTIEAVKERDFESWMPLWGKYQAFYNVDLSGAITERTWQRFFSPVEPLYCVVARCNGDIVGFAHYLFHRSTWAESDYCYLEDLYVCETVRGKHIGKQLIEYVQREARKHHASHLYWHTHEANYRGQRLYDWIGKKSGMIEYRMHVR; translated from the coding sequence ATGAATAATACGAGCGTGACAATTGAGGCAGTTAAAGAACGTGATTTTGAAAGCTGGATGCCACTGTGGGGGAAATATCAGGCGTTTTACAACGTCGATCTGTCCGGGGCGATTACTGAACGAACCTGGCAACGATTTTTCAGCCCCGTTGAGCCGCTATACTGCGTGGTGGCACGATGTAATGGAGATATAGTGGGTTTTGCTCATTATCTCTTTCACCGTTCGACCTGGGCTGAGAGCGATTACTGCTACCTCGAAGATTTATACGTCTGCGAAACCGTCAGGGGCAAACACATTGGCAAACAGTTAATAGAATATGTTCAGAGAGAAGCCAGAAAACACCACGCCAGTCATCTTTACTGGCATACGCATGAAGCCAACTATCGCGGGCAACGATTGTACGACTGGATTGGCAAAAAAAGTGGAATGATTGAGTATCGTATGCACGTGAGGTAA
- a CDS encoding helix-turn-helix domain-containing protein — protein MTARVDYQIEKYLLTEAAEPERLTRQWAEVMEECREQKSGAEERLRLALLNVDYVTSFELPFRLLLTRAPQLIDVVRKELQLSQKNVLFNGKRFGCVYSLKRDLDGIPDEFTYQLKTRIQRSDATGCNELPYRQIAQQVKAPRERLKLALENGLAVTALDGLFWFGIQRIAADVQRLRKTGVRIVTSETEVFDTLTKTSRRIPVYSLARPE, from the coding sequence ATGACCGCAAGAGTTGATTATCAAATTGAAAAATATCTCCTTACCGAAGCCGCCGAGCCGGAGCGTCTGACGCGCCAGTGGGCAGAGGTGATGGAGGAGTGTCGTGAGCAAAAGTCCGGTGCAGAGGAGCGGCTGCGCCTCGCGTTGCTTAATGTGGATTACGTCACCAGCTTCGAGCTGCCCTTCAGGCTGCTTCTTACCCGTGCGCCCCAGCTGATAGACGTTGTCAGAAAAGAGCTTCAGCTCAGTCAGAAAAATGTGCTGTTTAACGGCAAGCGCTTTGGCTGCGTCTATAGCCTGAAAAGGGATCTCGACGGAATACCTGACGAGTTTACCTATCAGCTTAAAACGCGGATCCAGCGCAGTGACGCGACGGGATGTAATGAATTACCTTACAGGCAAATAGCCCAGCAGGTTAAAGCCCCCCGCGAACGACTTAAGCTGGCGCTGGAAAATGGGTTAGCGGTAACGGCACTCGACGGGCTTTTCTGGTTTGGCATTCAGCGCATCGCGGCGGATGTACAGAGGTTAAGGAAAACGGGCGTGAGAATTGTGACGTCTGAGACCGAGGTCTTCGATACGCTTACAAAGACCAGCCGACGGATCCCTGTTTATAGCCTTGCTCGCCCGGAATGA
- a CDS encoding NAD-dependent malic enzyme, which translates to MSRKEVLYTPYNGAVLLENPLLNKGLAFIKEERDNFNLHGLLPHNVETIEEQTERAWVQFCHFKSDISRHVYLRNIQDTNETLFYNLLRSHLKETLPIIYTPTVGEACEHFSTIYRRARGLFISWPNRHRIDEMLQSFSRNDVRVIVVTDGERILGLGDQGIGGMGIPIGKLSLYTACGGIHPASTLPIMLDVGTNNQQHLDDPMYMGWRHPRISDDQYAEFMDMFVSTVKARWPNVLLQFEDFAQKNATRLLQRYRDQLCCFNDDIQGTAAVTAGTLMAAAHAAGTRIRDQRVVFLGSGSAGCGIAEKIVALMVDDGLTEPEARRRIFMVDRFGLLTDDMTNLLDFQKNLLTARDAVCSWQVDSQNISLLDVVKNAHPTVMIGVSGQPGLFSEEIVKEMHRHCPRPIIMPLSNPTSRAEAQPQDLIAWTQGAALVATGSPFAPVFWENEHYEIAQCNNAYIFPGLGLGVLACNARRVTEEMLMAASRSLAAQSPLVTTEKGGLLPPVDQIETVSRQIAVAVARAAIAQGMAPAIDDETLMARIEKTWWQADYAPYRRSAL; encoded by the coding sequence ATGTCCAGGAAAGAAGTTCTTTACACCCCCTATAACGGGGCCGTATTGCTGGAAAATCCGCTGCTAAATAAAGGGCTCGCATTTATTAAAGAAGAGCGTGATAATTTTAATCTGCATGGACTATTGCCGCACAACGTTGAAACTATTGAAGAACAAACCGAGCGCGCCTGGGTGCAGTTCTGCCATTTTAAAAGCGATATTTCGCGTCATGTATACCTGCGAAATATTCAGGACACCAATGAAACTCTTTTTTATAACCTCTTGCGTTCGCATCTCAAAGAGACGTTACCGATTATCTATACCCCGACGGTCGGTGAAGCCTGCGAGCATTTCTCTACGATTTATCGACGCGCGCGCGGCCTGTTTATTTCATGGCCTAACCGCCATCGTATTGATGAGATGCTGCAGAGCTTTTCGCGCAACGACGTTCGCGTGATTGTGGTGACGGACGGAGAACGTATTTTGGGGCTTGGCGATCAGGGTATCGGCGGAATGGGCATCCCAATTGGTAAGCTGTCGCTGTATACCGCCTGCGGGGGGATCCATCCGGCCTCCACCCTGCCGATTATGCTGGATGTCGGCACCAATAATCAGCAGCACCTCGACGACCCGATGTACATGGGTTGGCGTCATCCGCGCATCAGCGACGATCAGTATGCTGAATTTATGGATATGTTTGTCAGCACCGTTAAAGCGCGCTGGCCCAATGTGCTCCTGCAATTTGAGGACTTCGCGCAGAAAAACGCCACCCGACTTCTCCAGCGCTACCGCGACCAGCTGTGCTGCTTCAATGATGATATCCAGGGCACGGCAGCGGTCACCGCCGGAACGCTGATGGCAGCGGCGCATGCGGCGGGCACGCGCATTCGCGACCAGCGCGTGGTCTTCCTGGGCAGCGGTTCTGCCGGATGCGGGATAGCAGAAAAAATTGTGGCGCTGATGGTAGATGACGGCCTGACCGAGCCGGAAGCGCGCAGGCGAATCTTTATGGTCGATCGCTTCGGCCTGCTGACCGACGACATGACGAATCTTCTCGATTTCCAGAAAAACCTGCTTACCGCGCGCGACGCCGTTTGCAGCTGGCAGGTAGACTCGCAAAATATTTCCCTGCTGGACGTGGTGAAGAACGCGCATCCCACGGTGATGATCGGCGTTTCAGGCCAGCCGGGGCTGTTCAGCGAAGAGATTGTCAAAGAGATGCATCGCCACTGTCCGCGCCCAATCATCATGCCGCTCTCGAACCCGACCTCACGGGCGGAAGCCCAGCCGCAGGATCTTATCGCCTGGACTCAGGGTGCCGCACTGGTGGCCACCGGCAGCCCGTTCGCCCCGGTATTCTGGGAGAATGAACACTACGAGATTGCCCAGTGTAATAACGCCTATATTTTCCCGGGTCTGGGGCTGGGCGTGCTGGCCTGCAACGCGCGCCGGGTGACGGAAGAGATGCTGATGGCAGCAAGCCGCAGCCTGGCCGCGCAGTCTCCGCTGGTCACCACGGAAAAAGGCGGACTGCTGCCGCCGGTAGATCAAATTGAAACGGTCTCACGCCAGATTGCCGTCGCCGTCGCCCGGGCCGCGATTGCACAGGGCATGGCTCCGGCGATAGATGATGAGACGTTGATGGCGCGTATCGAGAAGACCTGGTGGCAGGCGGACTACGCGCCGTACCGCAGGTCTGCGCTGTAA
- a CDS encoding ArsR/SmtB family transcription factor yields the protein MIPNHPETEQILLENVLFALGNPLRLSIIRRLADGSELSCNALRPEDVVKSTMTHHWRVLRDSGVIWQRPQGRENMISLRREDLDARFPGLMAILLQAKS from the coding sequence ATGATCCCAAACCACCCTGAAACTGAACAAATACTGCTGGAAAATGTGCTGTTTGCCCTCGGCAACCCGCTCCGGCTGTCGATCATTCGCCGGCTCGCCGATGGCAGCGAACTCAGCTGTAACGCGCTGCGCCCGGAAGATGTGGTGAAATCGACGATGACCCATCACTGGCGCGTACTGCGCGACAGCGGCGTGATCTGGCAGCGTCCACAGGGACGAGAAAACATGATTTCGTTGCGAAGAGAGGATCTGGATGCCCGTTTTCCGGGGCTGATGGCGATACTTTTACAGGCGAAATCATAA